In Nocardia yunnanensis, one DNA window encodes the following:
- a CDS encoding fatty acid CoA ligase family protein, producing the protein MPIIYWRALDRFRDIVATHPERAAVIHPDGKNRAGLPDYRQLTYAELDAWSDTVAEKFLAAGVTRGVRTIVLVRPGPEFYAILYGLFKIGAVPVVIDPGMGVFKMLRCLQAADAEAFVGVVEAQALRIVFRAYFRKVRVAVTVGRSWWQGPTLESWGRTPASALPERAPGPDDEPLLIAYTTGSTGPAKAVVLTHGNLSAMVEQVDDAREHVPPGTSLITAPVAGILELLLGSRCVLPPLIPSQVGATDPAHVVDAIQRFEVRTMFASPAVLIPLLRHLEQTGATLPTLQSIYSGGAPVRDWCIAGLRRVLPADAKVYSGYGATEALPMATIESRDLLGDLVTAAHHGQGVCVGKPALHVQARIVAITDDPLPDWTAVRARAAELAGSRGIGELVVSGPNVSTRYLWPQSANRVGKIADGDVIWHRTGDLAWIDDAGRIRFCGRKSQRLDTSAGPMFTVQVEQVFNTLDGVARTALVGLGERGAQRPVLCVELEPGADRAVVERELRGRRDEYDITKPVTEFLFHPRFPVDIRHNAKIGREKLTDWASKQLTGKGA; encoded by the coding sequence TTGCCCATCATTTATTGGCGCGCTCTCGATCGTTTTCGCGATATCGTCGCCACCCATCCCGAGCGCGCGGCGGTCATTCACCCCGACGGCAAGAACCGCGCCGGCCTGCCCGACTACCGGCAGCTGACCTATGCCGAACTCGACGCCTGGTCGGACACCGTCGCCGAGAAGTTCCTCGCGGCCGGCGTCACCCGCGGCGTGCGCACCATCGTGCTGGTGCGCCCGGGCCCGGAGTTCTACGCGATCCTGTACGGGCTGTTCAAGATCGGCGCGGTGCCGGTGGTCATCGACCCGGGCATGGGCGTGTTCAAGATGCTGCGCTGCCTGCAGGCCGCCGACGCGGAAGCCTTCGTCGGCGTCGTGGAGGCGCAGGCGCTGCGCATCGTGTTCCGCGCCTACTTTCGCAAGGTGCGCGTCGCGGTCACCGTCGGCCGCTCCTGGTGGCAGGGCCCGACGCTGGAAAGCTGGGGCCGCACACCGGCTTCCGCGCTGCCCGAGCGCGCGCCCGGACCCGATGACGAGCCGCTGCTCATCGCCTACACCACCGGCAGCACCGGGCCGGCGAAGGCGGTGGTGCTCACCCACGGCAACCTCAGCGCCATGGTCGAACAGGTCGACGACGCCCGCGAGCACGTGCCGCCGGGCACGTCGCTGATCACCGCGCCGGTGGCCGGCATTCTGGAACTGCTGCTCGGATCCCGCTGCGTGCTACCGCCGTTGATCCCCTCCCAGGTCGGCGCGACCGATCCCGCGCACGTGGTCGACGCGATCCAGCGTTTCGAGGTGCGCACCATGTTCGCCTCCCCGGCCGTCCTGATCCCCCTGCTGCGCCACCTCGAGCAGACCGGTGCGACCCTGCCCACCTTGCAGAGCATCTACTCCGGCGGCGCGCCCGTGCGCGACTGGTGCATCGCCGGGCTGCGCCGCGTGCTGCCCGCGGACGCGAAGGTCTACTCCGGCTACGGCGCCACCGAGGCCCTGCCCATGGCGACCATCGAATCCCGGGACCTGCTGGGCGATCTCGTGACGGCCGCGCATCACGGCCAGGGCGTGTGCGTCGGCAAGCCCGCCCTGCACGTCCAGGCCCGCATCGTCGCCATCACCGACGACCCGCTGCCGGACTGGACGGCGGTGCGGGCGCGGGCCGCCGAACTGGCCGGCTCGCGCGGCATCGGCGAACTGGTGGTGTCCGGCCCGAATGTCAGCACCCGCTACCTGTGGCCGCAGTCGGCCAACCGGGTCGGCAAGATCGCCGACGGCGACGTGATCTGGCATCGCACCGGCGATCTCGCCTGGATCGACGACGCCGGCCGAATCCGCTTCTGCGGCCGCAAGAGCCAGCGCCTCGACACCTCCGCCGGACCCATGTTCACCGTGCAGGTCGAACAGGTCTTCAACACGCTCGACGGCGTCGCCCGCACGGCTCTGGTCGGCCTCGGCGAACGCGGCGCCCAGCGCCCGGTGCTGTGCGTGGAGCTCGAACCCGGCGCCGACCGGGCCGTCGTCGAACGCGAATTGCGCGGCCGGCGCGACGAATACGACATCACCAAGCCGGTGACCGAGTTCCTGTTCCACCCGCGGTTCCCGGTCGACATCCGCCACAATGCCAAGATCGGCCGCGAGAAGCTCACCGACTGGGCGAGCAAGCAACTGACCGGCAAGGGGGCCTGA
- a CDS encoding 3-oxoacyl-ACP synthase III family protein: protein MRTRFESIGAYTPRTIRSTADVIDSLSVPRALDLERITGIQNRRVYDSDPENYESSFALARKAIDDCLARSGYAAADLDVIISVSITRFTGPGQFCYAPSFAAQLGAAVGATGALHFDLSNACAGMITGVLVLDRMIKSGVVRRGLVVSGEQITPIAETATREISKPYDPQFAALTVGDAAVAVVVDDRGDEDDEIHYIELMTTAAGAEHCIGQPSDKTTGIAMYTDNRALASESRFLQGISRMADFLLETGRAWESEKYDYWIHHQFSGPAIDYISSLTERHFDTPMPQALNVYSEYGNTASTSHFLVLREHLAQRKIPRGSKVLLIPEASGVVSGHLAATITRLEA, encoded by the coding sequence ATGCGTACACGATTCGAATCGATCGGTGCGTACACGCCGCGCACGATTCGTTCCACCGCCGACGTCATCGACAGTCTTTCCGTGCCCAGGGCATTGGACCTGGAACGCATTACCGGAATCCAGAATCGACGCGTCTACGATTCCGATCCGGAGAATTACGAATCCTCGTTCGCACTGGCGCGAAAAGCCATCGACGATTGCCTGGCACGCTCCGGATACGCGGCCGCGGACCTGGATGTGATCATCTCCGTGTCCATCACCCGCTTCACCGGGCCCGGGCAGTTCTGCTACGCACCGTCTTTCGCGGCCCAGCTGGGCGCGGCCGTCGGGGCGACCGGCGCGCTGCACTTCGATCTGTCCAACGCCTGCGCGGGCATGATCACCGGCGTGCTGGTGCTGGACCGGATGATCAAATCCGGGGTGGTGCGGCGCGGGCTGGTGGTCAGCGGCGAGCAGATCACACCCATCGCCGAGACCGCCACCCGCGAGATCAGCAAGCCCTACGACCCGCAGTTCGCGGCGCTCACCGTGGGCGACGCGGCGGTGGCGGTGGTCGTCGACGACCGGGGCGACGAGGACGACGAGATCCACTACATCGAGCTGATGACCACCGCCGCCGGCGCCGAGCACTGCATCGGGCAGCCCAGCGACAAGACCACCGGCATCGCGATGTACACCGACAATCGCGCGCTGGCCAGCGAATCGCGCTTCCTGCAAGGGATTTCACGCATGGCCGACTTCCTGCTGGAGACCGGGCGGGCGTGGGAGAGCGAGAAGTACGACTACTGGATCCACCATCAGTTCAGCGGACCGGCCATCGACTACATCAGCTCGCTCACCGAGCGGCACTTCGACACCCCGATGCCGCAGGCGCTCAATGTGTACTCCGAATACGGCAATACCGCGTCCACCTCGCACTTCCTGGTGCTGCGGGAACACCTGGCGCAGCGCAAGATTCCGCGCGGCTCCAAGGTGCTGCTGATTCCCGAGGCGTCCGGCGTGGTGTCCGGGCATCTCGCCGCGACCATCACCCGGCTGGAGGCTTGA
- a CDS encoding helix-turn-helix transcriptional regulator, which produces MGAGERQHGTAEARRLRVAGATAVLGAAATHARVAALLDIGIEEIHSVVTELAAAGLIVGECRAHPEMAARVLRELPADQRRALHAGAAELLCRAGFPAETVAGHLVAAGEARGSWAAQALLEVADKAYEADELDSAAVYLELAYRASRRAEERAAIATRLVGVEWRINPSSRTRNFGRLKAALRTGRVPAAELPVTVLRMLWHGYVLHADHALVRMRRGIDAHAADRVEFLGAWLRYTHPVQAQRHGLPVPESTVPQRDSPHRHGATLLRGLFAGCAPDVTAAAAQRILAQHRLTPDTVEVLVAAVDCLLHTDRLDAADAWCTALLAEATARRAPTWQALFASARAETLLRRGNLVDAAGHALIALNLLPAEQLGIWIGRPVAVLVRALTAQGRHVEAAAQLERPMPRAVFESRFALGYLRAQGEHCLATGRPEQALRYFRRCGRLMDEWGMDFAWLAPWRNDLAAAGLRAGQPRQARDLATRHLDAIGGAEQHHTGAVSLRLLAATGDPLRRVTLLRRAAALARTGGDDLELATVLADLGDAYRALGEVDRARPPLREAARLAEACGSEPLLTRLRVEPAAVAVREMSAGGFESLSPAERRVAELAAAGARNRDIAEALAITTSTVEQHLTRVYRKLAVARRSELRFALAAETSARTG; this is translated from the coding sequence GTGGGGGCCGGCGAGCGGCAACACGGTACCGCCGAGGCGCGGCGACTGCGTGTCGCCGGCGCGACGGCGGTGCTGGGGGCGGCCGCCACCCACGCCCGGGTGGCGGCGCTGCTGGACATCGGCATCGAGGAAATCCATTCCGTCGTCACGGAATTGGCGGCGGCCGGGCTGATCGTCGGCGAGTGCCGGGCGCATCCGGAGATGGCCGCGCGCGTGCTGCGGGAGCTGCCCGCCGATCAACGCCGGGCCTTGCACGCGGGGGCGGCCGAATTGCTCTGCCGTGCCGGGTTTCCGGCCGAGACGGTGGCCGGTCACCTCGTCGCGGCGGGGGAGGCGCGCGGCTCGTGGGCGGCGCAGGCGCTGCTGGAAGTCGCCGACAAAGCCTATGAGGCGGACGAACTCGACAGCGCGGCAGTGTATTTGGAGCTCGCGTATCGGGCCAGCCGGCGTGCGGAGGAACGCGCGGCCATCGCGACCCGGCTGGTGGGGGTGGAATGGCGGATCAATCCGTCGAGCCGGACCCGCAATTTCGGTCGGCTCAAGGCGGCGTTGCGGACCGGGCGGGTGCCGGCCGCGGAGCTGCCGGTGACGGTGCTGCGGATGCTGTGGCACGGATACGTGCTGCACGCCGATCATGCGCTGGTGCGGATGCGGCGCGGGATCGACGCGCACGCGGCGGATCGGGTCGAGTTCCTCGGGGCGTGGCTGCGCTACACCCACCCGGTGCAGGCGCAGCGGCACGGCTTGCCGGTGCCGGAATCCACGGTGCCGCAGCGCGATTCGCCGCATCGACACGGTGCGACGCTGCTACGAGGTCTGTTCGCCGGTTGCGCTCCCGACGTCACCGCCGCTGCGGCGCAACGGATTCTGGCCCAGCACCGGCTGACCCCGGACACCGTCGAGGTGCTGGTGGCGGCCGTGGACTGCCTGCTGCACACCGACCGGCTCGACGCCGCGGACGCCTGGTGCACGGCGCTGCTGGCCGAGGCGACCGCGCGGCGCGCCCCGACCTGGCAGGCGCTGTTCGCGTCGGCGCGCGCGGAAACGCTGCTGCGCAGGGGCAATCTGGTCGACGCCGCCGGGCACGCGCTGATCGCGCTCAACCTGCTGCCCGCCGAACAGCTCGGCATATGGATCGGGCGACCGGTCGCGGTGCTGGTGCGGGCGCTGACCGCGCAGGGCCGGCATGTCGAGGCCGCCGCGCAACTCGAGCGGCCGATGCCGCGTGCGGTGTTCGAATCCCGTTTCGCGCTCGGCTATCTGCGCGCGCAGGGCGAACACTGCTTGGCCACCGGGCGGCCCGAACAGGCGCTGCGCTACTTCCGGCGTTGCGGGCGGCTGATGGACGAATGGGGCATGGACTTCGCGTGGCTGGCGCCGTGGCGCAACGATCTGGCCGCGGCGGGACTGCGCGCCGGCCAACCCCGCCAAGCCCGCGATCTCGCCACCCGGCACCTGGACGCGATCGGCGGGGCCGAACAGCATCACACCGGAGCGGTGTCGCTGCGGTTGCTGGCCGCCACCGGCGATCCGCTCCGGCGCGTCACCCTGCTGCGGCGGGCGGCCGCGCTGGCCCGGACCGGTGGCGACGACCTCGAATTGGCCACGGTGCTGGCCGATCTCGGGGATGCGTACCGGGCGCTCGGAGAAGTCGACCGGGCCAGACCGCCGCTGCGGGAGGCGGCGCGGCTGGCCGAAGCCTGCGGGTCGGAACCGTTGCTGACGCGGCTGCGGGTGGAACCGGCGGCCGTCGCGGTGCGCGAGATGAGCGCGGGCGGATTCGAGTCCTTGAGTCCCGCGGAGCGTCGGGTGGCGGAGCTGGCGGCGGCGGGTGCGCGCAACCGCGATATCGCCGAGGCGCTCGCCATCACCACCAGCACCGTCGAACAACACCTGACCCGGGTCTACCGCAAACTCGCGGTCGCCCGCCGCTCGGAATTGCGTTTCGCCCTCGCCGCCGAGACCAGCGCCCGCACCGGATGA